The following proteins are encoded in a genomic region of Phragmites australis chromosome 9, lpPhrAust1.1, whole genome shotgun sequence:
- the LOC133928832 gene encoding DUF21 domain-containing protein At4g14240-like, with amino-acid sequence MISTRSAGHYTTTRRRVPFGTAGAKGRARWPTAPPSCQPSSRPIDRRPQNLTAAARHGLHAAPSCPLPSLSPLPPCLYAAHASGCGVLALTHRRGAGEMAAATGRARAVSLAAAVRVVAATARPASSAAAAAGVGAMALIVQGEDTPFGSLGWWAYAGISCFLVLFAGIMSGLTLGLMSLGLVELEILQRSGTDAEKAQAAAILPVVQKQHQLLVTLLLCNAVAMEALPIFLDRMFHPVVAVILSVTFVLAFGEVIPQAICTRYGLAVGANFVWLVRILMVLCYPIAYPIGKILDCALGHNESALFRRAQLKALVSIHSKEAGKGGELTHDETTIISGALDLTEKTAEEAMTPIESTFSLDVDSKLDWEAIGKILARGHSRVPVYSGNPQNIIGLLLVKSLLTVRAETETPVSAVSIRRIPRVPADMPLYDILNEFQKGSSHMAAVVKAKPKTTPPTDKTEPNREAAGAPQLNVPLLSNAEERAANVVVDIERPQNRQVNGNAMPRSSEDIDDGEVIGIITLEDVFEELLQEEIVDETDEYVDVHKRIRVAAAAAASSVARAPSVRRLTGQKAAGAQNRQGQQPTGILKKPTEGDSHPSKQVNLVEPLLERRR; translated from the exons ATGATCTCTACTCGATCGGCTGGGCATTACACAACGACGCGTCGACGTGTTCCGTTCGGCACAGCGGGAGCCAAGGGACGGGCCAGGTGGCCCACCGCTCCGCCCTCGTGTCAACCCAGCAGCCGTCCGATCGACCGCCGCCCGCAAAATCTGACCGCGGCCGCACGCCACGGCCTCCACGCCGCTCCATCCTGTCCGCTTCCTTCTCTGTCGCCCCTCCCCCCCTGCTTATACGCTGCCCACGCATCGGGCTGTGGGGTCTTGGCTCTGACTCATCGGCGCGGGGCGGGCGAGATGGCGGCGGCGACAGGGAGGGCGCGGGCGGTGAgcctggcggcggcggtgcgggTGGTGGCAGCGACGGCGCGGCCGGCGTcgagcgcggccgcggcggcgggggtgggCGCGATGGCGCTGATCGTGCAAGGGGAGGACACGCCGTTCGGGTCGCTGGGGTGGTGGGCGTACGCGGGCATCTCCTGCTTCCTCGTGCTCTTCGCCGGGATCATGTCCGGGCTCACGCTCGGCCTCATGTCGCTCGGCCTCGTCGAGCTGGAGATCCTTCAGCGCAGCGGCACCGACGCCGAGAAGGCGCAGGCTG CTGCCATCCTTCCAGTTGTTCAAAAACAGCACCAGCTTCTTGTCACACTGCTGTTGTGTAATGCTGTCGCCATGGAG GCACTTCCTATATTTCTTGACAGGATGTTTCATCCTGTTGTTGCTGTTATATTGTCAGTGACGTTTGTTCTTGCCTTCGGAGAG GTTATACCACAAGCGATCTGTACTAGGTATGGTTTGGCAGTGGGTGCTAACTTTGTATGGCTTGTACGCATCCTCATGGTCTTGTGCTATCCTATTGCTTACCCTATAGGGAAG ATCCTAGACTGCGCTCTTGGGCATAATGAGTCTGCACTTTTTAGGCGAGCCCAGTTGAAAGCTCTAGTTTCAATCCATAGCAAAGAG GCTGGCAAGGGTGGAGAGCTTACCCATGATGAGACTACAATCATAAGCGGAGCCTTGGACCTAACCGAAAAG ACAGCTGAAGAAGCGATGACACCTATCGAGTCAACTTTCTCACTAGATGTGGACTCCAAGTTGGATTG GGAAGCAATTGGGAAAATTCTTGCTCGGGGTCACAGCCGTGTGCCTGTATACTCGGGAAACCCTCAAAACATTATTGGGCTCCTGTTG GTGAAAAGTCTTTTGACTGTCCGTGCTGAAACGGAGACGCCAGTTAGTGCTGTTTCAATTAGAAGGATTCCAAG GGTTCCTGCAGACATGCCTTTGTATGATATACTCAACGAGTTTCAGAAAGGAAGTAGTCATATGGCTGCTGTTGTGAAGGCTAAACCCAAAACTACACCACCCACTGACAAAACTGAACCAAACCGGGAAGCCGCGGGGGCACCACAGCTGAATGTTCCCTTATTATCTAATGCTGAAGAAAGGGCAGCGAATGTGGTTGTTGATATCGAAAGACCACAGAACAGGCAGGTTAATGGAAATGCAATGCCTAGGTCATCGGAGGATATAGATGATGGTGAGGTCATTGGTATCATTACACTCGAAGATGTATTCGAAGAACTCCTGCAG GAAGAGATAGTGGATGAGACTGATGAATATGTTGATGTTCATAAAAG GATCcgagtggctgctgctgctgccgcatCGTCAGTTGCAAGGGCTCCATCAGTTAGGAGATTAACGGGTCAAAAGGCTGCA GGAGCACAGAATCGACAAGGACAGCAGCCTACTGGAATTTTGAAGAAACCTACTGAGGGTGATTCACACCCATCAAAACAAGTGAACCTTGTCGAGCCTCTTCTGGAAAGGAGGAGGTAA